The following is a genomic window from Solanum lycopersicum chromosome 6, SLM_r2.1.
gataatatactcattaatttcatatagtagtttttggagtgatttctcaaccTATATATAAATAGGATTATCATTCATTATTGTGTTAAACACTTGAAGACATTTGAATAAGATGATCTCTACATTATACTCTTCATATCTCTTGTCTTTATTTCTTGTGGTATATTTCTCACATTTATAACActataaaacaataattaacaacttaaactcttgaaaaaacatataaaaaattgtataaatttaaggaatcccatagtataattcaataattacattctgtcccGACAAGTTtagtaattacaaaaaatcccttaaatgtgttgagccgtgatactttagattgtagtgatacatggtaaatgatacatggtaatttaaaattgttgaGAAAAAATAGGGGAAAAAAACGGTAAAGTTATGTTGTTAGTAAAACAGCTTAATTTGtggtaacagatcattaatcagcattAAATCAGCaattaattggatattaatttcaaatttttatcatgCCCCTTCTCAATTCTCATCTTATGTTTGTTTGTTCGAACAAACTATCAATTTATTTGACaccttttttttagttgaattactgaaattttatccattttatagTCGCacaagatatatataatatcattcaATTACTACTTTGGTGCAGTCGGAGGATGATGGACAAGGTgggagaaggaagaagaaagggcTGAAAGAGAAGATAAAGGAGAAATTCACAGGTGGAAAGCACAAGAATGAGGAACCACATCACCAAGCACATGGTGTTGGAACTCGAACCACAACAACTACTACAACTACTACAGAGCATGAGAAGAAGAGTATGATGGAGAAGATCAAGGAGAAGTTACCCGGCCATCATAATCATCACTAGATAAAACGCTGGGGAATAAGAAGAATATTGTTGTATTCATCATGTCGtatctctttctattttatatagTGCTAGTTGCTTGTGTTCAGTTCAGTATATGCTATCGTAGTgtaattgttgttattatatacaTGAATGTACGTTTGTTTCAGTTCCAGCTGTTATTTGCTTGTATTAAGCCTTTCTACATATAATATGAAGGCATAACATgattgaaaaaagtaaaaatttaaggaattcaATAAGTGAATTAactaaaacattataacatgtgatacatatctaatacatgtatcagaaacattgactaaacaatatatacactgattctatatgtatcatcaagtacaGTGGATGAcgcatttattaaacttagtgaatgatacattataacaattttcaaaacatgtatcagtacatcaactaaacaactaataccttactgatacatgatattagttttcagaaattcatactacatgcagaacatgtgatacatatctactacatgtatcagtgcatTGACTAAACACTGTACACAcagattctatatgtatcatcaagcacagttgatgacgcatttactaaacttattgaatgatacattataacaaaaaagagaagaaaagacgaACTGATgatgaattaataataaaaagatgttGGGTTAAGACGATTAcagattaagaagaaaaagacgatgatggattaagaataaaaagaagaaaccaataaaatatgccagagtctttgtttgaatccttctaaagattcataggatcatgcaaatatttttttctattttctgcCCCATTCTCATCAATAATTCCCGTCCTCTCCATCCCTGACTGTCGGAGCTTCGGAACAGCCGCCGCCGGCGGTGGCGGCTGAGATGGATTGTCACCGGCAGTGAGTGTGGAAGTGAAAGACATATGAAATTCTAGCGAAGGGGTTGTAGGGTTAGTGATATCTGATGAAAAACTTCTGAGAATGATTAAAAGGGAAAGGCATAAAAAGAAAAACCGATGATTTTGACGAAAGCTGGAGACTTTGTACTAATCGATGATGGAGTAAAAAGAACAATAAGAACGGGAGAGAAATTGTgcagttttttgaaatttcaaattttttaaattttgaaattcaaaatttaaaaattgagtgttttaattaaagttaattaaaattaataattcaaaattcaaaaatctgatttagaagattgagtgttttagtggagaaaaaataggcattataTTGGGGGATTTTGTATTATATGAGAGAGAATGTTATGTATCTATACACTtctactaaaatttaaaaaaaagggaattatgtaatatttaaaaaaagaagggaaaattagagaatataaaacttatagttgtgtatttaagttatttttcctaaaaaatttcgatcaaaagaaaatttttatttgactctcaaaatttcaattatatcatatcaatgaaattttttaaaaaataattaaactcaCCATCAACCTTTCACAAATCATatccctcccccctccccccctccAACCACCAACCCAATCCTATGCAGAGTCTATTCTATCCTAGCCATTTTTGAATCTttgtatttttagatttttattaggtttcattaactttataagtaggataattcttttataaaattgtgTAAAATctagtgttatttttttttgtttttatgattaAGCACATTTGCTTTTGGCATAAAATCAGCTTGAGCGTATCTCATATTAATTTTCATGCAAAACGTGTGtatttacttgttcaattttatatgtaaattttataatcTATTTATACACACctcaatttgaatttgaaaggCGTAGATGACAACTAAAGcctaatttatgtaattatgcTTACCTCTTATTCTCTGTTATCTATGTAAGATAAATGAATTTTGattgtcattaaaaaaaatattttctaaattataataatttacaatatacatagata
Proteins encoded in this region:
- the LOC138349297 gene encoding late embryogenesis abundant protein-like, which gives rise to MVVTKTAGVKGKLGLLQRNMVGATGRQVIEPIVMLSLEDLKRRHLILSSQSEDDGQGGRRKKKGLKEKIKEKFTGGKHKNEEPHHQAHGVGTRTTTTTTTTTEHEKKSMMEKIKEKLPGHHNHH